A stretch of the Alosa alosa isolate M-15738 ecotype Scorff River chromosome 16, AALO_Geno_1.1, whole genome shotgun sequence genome encodes the following:
- the bhlhe22 gene encoding class E basic helix-loop-helix protein 22, translating into MDRRMNLSGPGDIFHKTLSAVSNKKMDSFRPGAGIDLPSRDRQSPISCFDPSDSDPNQNGGLTGGRRLTHGLPTGSLCMKYGESANRTTAAESSGGEQSPDDDSDERCDMMLMADGMTAVPGSKSEGGKKNKEQKTLRLNINARERRRMHDLNDALDELRGVIPYAHSPSVRKLSKIATLLLAKNYILMQAQALEEMRRLVAYLNQGQAITAASIPATTALTPGLGAYEQPPGYPFPAGVAASTCPDKCALFNSVTSSLCKQCTDKP; encoded by the coding sequence ATGGACAGGAGAATGAACTTGAGCGGTCCGGGAGACATTTTTCACAAAACTCTGAGCGCTGTCTCTAACAAAAAGATGGACTCTTTCAGGCCAGGCGCGGGAATCGATCTGCCTTCGAGGGACCGCCAGTCGCCAATCAGCTGTTTCGACCCGTCTGACTCAGACCCGAATCAAAACGGCGGACTGACAGGAGGACGAAGGCTGACACATGGTCTTCCGACCGGAtctttgtgtatgaaatacggTGAGAGTGCCAACAGGACTACGGCAGCAGAGAGCAGCGGAGGGGAACAGAGTCCTGACGATGACAGCGACGAAAGGTGCGACATGATGCTCATGGCCGATGGAATGACAGCGGTGCCCGGTTCTAAGTCTGAAGGAGGTAAGAAAAACAAAGAACAGAAAACCCTGAGACTAAACATCAACGCCcgggagagaaggaggatgcACGATCTGAATGATGCGCTCGATGAACTGCGAGGGGTCATTCCCTACGCGCACAGCCCTTCCGTGCGGAAACTCTCCAAAATCGCCACTTTGCTACTAGCCAAAAATTATATCCTCATGCAAGCGCAGGCACTGGAAGAAATGAGAAGGCTTGTAGCTTATCTTAACCAAGGCCAGGCGATCACTGCTGCTTCGATTCCCGCGACCACTGCCCTAACGCCGGGCTTAGGTGCGTATGAGCAACCACCTGGGTATCCCTTCCCCGCCGGAGTTGCAGCCTCCACATGCCCCGACAAATGTGCCCTTTTCAACAGTGTCACCTCCAGCCTCTGTAAACAATGCACTGACAAGCCTTAG